A region of Pyxidicoccus parkwaysis DNA encodes the following proteins:
- a CDS encoding DEAD/DEAH box helicase: MGTPTELHFDCGTLVAPVLPDDARLLGLFQRDVRTGVYRAPAWHYRDVVLRLRELGLPYEDQAKRFEPLELELTSPIEPFPHQRAALDAWTKAGGRGLVELPTGAGKTLMAVLAIAHVKRPTLVVVPTLDLMAQWQGVLARHFSVPVGMLGGGVSDRQPLTVTTYDSATLQTEFHGNRFGLLICDECHHLPAPSYRFVAEGSLAPYRLGLTATLERTDGGERVCEELLGPRVHRSDIRELQGEYLAPYEVKRVEVPLPPDEKARYDAARALYVGFVRRLGVQLSAPEGWARFLAQSQRSDEGRAAYRAYREQRRIALTSSAKQEVLWRILLEHREDRVIVFTDDNETVYTLARRLLLPALTHHTPVPERKALLAAFASGELPVLLTSRVLNEGVDVPDARVGVVLSGSGSVREHVQRLGRILRKRPGKRALLYEVCSAQTAESGISERRRQHDAYQEEA; encoded by the coding sequence ATGGGTACCCCCACCGAGCTCCACTTCGACTGCGGCACCCTGGTGGCCCCGGTGCTGCCGGACGACGCCCGCCTGCTCGGCCTGTTCCAGCGGGACGTGCGCACCGGGGTGTACCGCGCGCCCGCTTGGCACTACCGAGACGTCGTGCTGCGGCTGCGCGAACTGGGCCTGCCGTACGAGGACCAGGCGAAGCGCTTCGAGCCGCTGGAGCTGGAGCTCACCTCGCCCATCGAGCCCTTCCCGCACCAGCGCGCGGCGCTGGACGCGTGGACGAAGGCGGGAGGCCGGGGCCTGGTGGAATTGCCCACGGGCGCGGGCAAGACGTTGATGGCGGTGCTGGCCATCGCTCACGTGAAGCGGCCGACGCTGGTGGTGGTGCCCACGCTGGATTTGATGGCGCAGTGGCAGGGCGTGCTGGCGCGGCACTTCTCCGTGCCGGTGGGGATGCTGGGTGGCGGGGTGAGCGACAGGCAGCCGCTGACGGTGACGACGTACGACTCGGCGACGTTGCAGACGGAGTTCCACGGCAACCGCTTCGGCCTGCTCATCTGCGACGAGTGTCACCACCTGCCGGCGCCGAGCTACCGCTTCGTGGCGGAGGGCTCGCTGGCGCCCTACCGCCTGGGCCTCACCGCGACGCTGGAGCGCACGGACGGCGGCGAGCGCGTGTGCGAGGAGCTGCTGGGCCCGCGCGTGCACCGCTCGGACATCCGCGAGCTGCAAGGCGAGTACCTCGCGCCGTACGAGGTGAAGCGGGTGGAGGTGCCGCTGCCGCCGGACGAGAAGGCTCGCTACGACGCGGCGCGGGCGCTCTACGTGGGCTTCGTGCGCAGGCTGGGCGTGCAGCTCTCCGCGCCGGAAGGCTGGGCGCGCTTCCTGGCGCAGAGCCAGCGCAGCGACGAGGGCCGCGCGGCGTACCGGGCGTACCGGGAGCAGCGGCGCATCGCCCTCACCTCCAGCGCCAAGCAGGAGGTGCTGTGGCGAATCCTGCTGGAGCACCGTGAGGACCGGGTCATCGTCTTCACCGACGACAACGAGACGGTCTACACGCTGGCGCGCAGGCTGCTGCTGCCGGCGCTCACGCACCACACGCCGGTGCCGGAGCGGAAGGCCCTGCTGGCCGCCTTCGCGAGCGGCGAGCTGCCGGTGCTGCTCACCTCGCGCGTGCTGAACGAAGGCGTGGACGTGCCCGACGCGCGCGTGGGCGTGGTGCTCAGCGGCAGCGGCAGCGTGCGTGAGCACGTGCAGCGCTTGGGACGCATCCTCCGCAAGCGCCCCGGGAAGCGGGCGCTGCTGTACGAGGTGTGCTCTGCGCAGACGGCGGAGAGCGGCATCAGCGAGCGGCGGCGACAGCACGACGCGTATCAGGAGGAGGCGTGA
- a CDS encoding helix-turn-helix transcriptional regulator yields MEKTLASRLGGAARLARTRLNLTQADVAERIGIASEVYGRLERGHMLPSIQTFRRLCVVLSISADEALGLKPSQEVKWAAEPPSDYGESAELRRLMRRARQLDRTAIRILSVLAAQFKPKPG; encoded by the coding sequence ATGGAAAAGACCCTCGCATCCCGCCTCGGAGGAGCTGCGCGCCTCGCCCGGACCCGCCTCAACCTGACCCAGGCGGACGTCGCGGAGCGCATCGGCATCGCGAGCGAAGTCTATGGGCGGCTGGAGCGCGGGCACATGCTGCCGAGCATCCAGACCTTCCGCAGGCTGTGCGTGGTGCTCTCCATTTCCGCGGACGAAGCGCTGGGTCTCAAGCCGTCGCAGGAAGTGAAGTGGGCCGCGGAGCCGCCGAGCGACTACGGCGAGTCCGCCGAGCTGCGCCGCCTCATGCGTCGCGCCCGCCAGCTGGACCGCACCGCCATCCGCATTCTCAGCGTGCTCGCCGCGCAGTTCAAACCGAAGCCGGGCTGA
- a CDS encoding DUF790 family protein: MLTRDLLAYRVREGVLRPAYVKRDDAALLAFAQELLAEVEASRGVMLDDVEESFGLKAGAFTRPKVARGLVKLLMDRLCFDEPSPGVSEARWERLKTAASVLRTLPPDATVESYEARLAQALPAPLPEVREALYSDLPGHRRLVGWEGEPLTAQALVDRYNLALAQGPLLTARRLTLRALAPELLRVRKVLRWLKFCRLVAEVRHVGEDWSLEVEGPGAMLALQKKYGLQLASFLSVVPVLVRWELTATVETARKHATLALSDKDPLVSPLPTSLGHVPEEVASLAQGFEDEAWELDLTPLPRHMGASGLCVPDLTFRHRESKREVALELFHAWHAAPLTRRLAELRSRPDHGLLLGVDRALAKESAEREALEAHPQVVLFNGFPSAKKLRERLAKLGAEAPRR, encoded by the coding sequence GTGCTGACCCGCGACCTGCTCGCCTACCGCGTCCGTGAAGGCGTGCTGCGCCCCGCCTACGTGAAGCGCGATGACGCCGCGCTGCTCGCCTTCGCCCAGGAGTTGCTGGCCGAAGTGGAGGCCTCGCGCGGCGTCATGTTGGACGACGTGGAGGAGTCCTTCGGCTTGAAGGCCGGCGCCTTCACCCGGCCCAAGGTCGCACGCGGCCTCGTGAAGCTGCTGATGGACCGGCTCTGCTTCGACGAGCCCTCGCCCGGCGTGAGCGAGGCGCGCTGGGAGCGGCTGAAGACCGCGGCCTCGGTGCTGCGCACGCTGCCACCGGACGCAACCGTCGAGTCCTACGAAGCGCGGCTCGCGCAGGCACTGCCCGCTCCCCTGCCCGAGGTTCGCGAGGCGCTGTACTCCGACCTTCCAGGTCACCGGCGCCTGGTGGGCTGGGAGGGTGAGCCCCTCACCGCACAGGCCCTGGTGGACCGCTACAACCTCGCGCTCGCGCAGGGCCCGCTGTTGACGGCGCGGCGCCTCACGTTGCGGGCGCTCGCGCCGGAGCTCTTGCGCGTGCGCAAGGTGCTCCGCTGGCTGAAGTTCTGCCGGCTGGTGGCCGAGGTGCGGCACGTCGGCGAGGACTGGTCGCTGGAAGTCGAAGGCCCGGGGGCGATGCTGGCCCTGCAGAAGAAGTACGGCCTGCAGCTCGCGTCCTTCCTGTCGGTGGTGCCGGTGCTCGTCCGCTGGGAGCTGACGGCCACGGTGGAGACGGCGCGCAAGCACGCCACGCTCGCGCTCAGCGACAAGGACCCGCTGGTGTCACCGCTTCCGACGTCGCTGGGCCACGTGCCGGAGGAGGTCGCCTCGCTCGCGCAGGGCTTCGAGGACGAGGCGTGGGAATTGGACCTCACGCCGCTGCCGCGTCACATGGGCGCGTCCGGGTTGTGCGTCCCGGACCTGACCTTCCGCCACCGCGAGTCGAAGCGCGAAGTCGCGCTGGAGCTCTTCCACGCATGGCACGCGGCACCGCTGACGCGGAGGCTGGCGGAGCTGCGCTCGCGGCCGGACCACGGGCTGTTGTTGGGAGTGGACCGCGCGTTGGCGAAGGAGTCGGCGGAGCGCGAGGCATTGGAGGCCCACCCGCAGGTGGTGCTCTTCAATGGCTTTCCTTCCGCGAAGAAGCTGCGCGAGCGGCTGGCGAAGCTGGGTGCGGAGGCGCCCCGGAGATGA